The following nucleotide sequence is from Cellvibrio sp. PSBB006.
ATCATCAAAGCGAACGGCGGCAGTTACCAATACGCTGTCGGTTAATTGATAATCGGCGTCGACAAATGCCGATATTACATTGCGATCTTCATCGACTGCTGACCCCGGAGCAATGCCGGGAAAACCTTGAATACCGCCACCGGCATCCTGCGGGTACAAGGCGACCCCACCATTTTCCAGATCAGTGTCGTAGTCCAGATACGCGTATTCCTCACCGGGATTAATCTGGTAGTCATCAATTCGATATTCAAAACCCGTCGCAATGGAAAGATCGCCAAAGGTGTTATCGAAATCAATATTGAAGGTTTGTAGACCCAGTTCCAGACCGTAAGCATACGCAGAACGGGGGATGCTACTGCGAATATCGTCATCGGATAAACCTTCTTCGAAATTCAGATAATTCACGTAAGAATAGTTGATTGAATTGCTGGTGTCGTAATCAATTTCGTTACGCCCGTTGGTGTAGGACACATCCATATCCCAACCGTTGGCGAACTCAATGCGGTAACCAACACTCGCTGAAAAATCATCGATTTGTGAATTGATGTGCGGCAAGAAACCCATGGGAATAACATTGTCACCATCATCCAGCGCTGCTGAGTAACCTGAGCTGGGGTTGCGGTATAAAGCGCCGGACGTCGCTTCGCGTTCGGAGTAAGTAATAAATCCATAAGCCTCGCCCCCGCCAACATCAACAGCACCATTGAGTATCAAGGCTAATTGATCAGAGTCGGCGTCGCCAATGCGATAAACATCGCGATTAAAATCAACTTCACGCGGATCATCAGCCTCGACAATGCCGTTATCATCGCTGTCTACACAACCACCAAAAACACAGTCTCCCGGCATGCCTGCACGGTTGGTTCTGCCACGATCACGGAAATTCAACGTCATGTTGATATAACCCGTATCGCCCAGGTTAAAGCCTTTATTGACATCCAGATTGATGGTTTCACCATCACCTTCGGAATACTCACCGTAGTAGGCGCTGACGTTACCGCCTTCGTCAGCATCCCTGAGCACAATGTTAATCACACCGGCTATGGCATCCGAACCGTATTGCGCCGCTGCACCGTCACGCAGAACCTCAATGCGCTTTATCGATGCTGCAGGAATTGCATTCATATCCACCCCTGCCGTGCCGCGTCCTACAGAGGTGTTGATATGAATTAACGACGCTTGATGGCGCCGCTTGCCATTAATAAGTACCAGCGTTTGATCCGGCCCTAAACCGCGCAGGGTCGCGGGCCGCAGTGCATCGGTACCGTCGCTGATGGTCGAGGACGAAAAATTAAATGATGGCGCCAGGCTTTGTAACATGCGCCCCACTTCCGTTTGGCCGGTTTTTTCCAGCGCTTCTGTGCCGAGCACATCCACGGGCACAGGTAAATCTTCGGCGGTACGTCCCCGGGTTCTGGTGCCGACAATGAGTAGCTCTTCTACCGCTTGGGGCTGATCGCCCGGCGCATTTTGTGCCTGTGCAACGACACTGCTGATAGCCAGAGGTAATGGCAATAGGATGGCAGCGAATAACGATGTGGAAAGTTTTTTTGTTACTGGATGGTGAGAATGACGAGTGTATTGATCCAACTGCGAACAAAAAGCTGTGTGATTTGACATGCATGCGCTCCAATAATCCATGAGGTTTGTCAGCTGCAGCATCCGATCATCATTTTTACGATAATCAGCTACATCGCTCGCTACCATAAATTCATCCATGACAGAGCGATAATATTTT
It contains:
- a CDS encoding TonB-dependent siderophore receptor; the encoded protein is MSNHTAFCSQLDQYTRHSHHPVTKKLSTSLFAAILLPLPLAISSVVAQAQNAPGDQPQAVEELLIVGTRTRGRTAEDLPVPVDVLGTEALEKTGQTEVGRMLQSLAPSFNFSSSTISDGTDALRPATLRGLGPDQTLVLINGKRRHQASLIHINTSVGRGTAGVDMNAIPAASIKRIEVLRDGAAAQYGSDAIAGVINIVLRDADEGGNVSAYYGEYSEGDGETINLDVNKGFNLGDTGYINMTLNFRDRGRTNRAGMPGDCVFGGCVDSDDNGIVEADDPREVDFNRDVYRIGDADSDQLALILNGAVDVGGGEAYGFITYSEREATSGALYRNPSSGYSAALDDGDNVIPMGFLPHINSQIDDFSASVGYRIEFANGWDMDVSYTNGRNEIDYDTSNSINYSYVNYLNFEEGLSDDDIRSSIPRSAYAYGLELGLQTFNIDFDNTFGDLSIATGFEYRIDDYQINPGEEYAYLDYDTDLENGGVALYPQDAGGGIQGFPGIAPGSAVDEDRNVISAFVDADYQLTDSVLVTAAVRFDDYEDFGNTTNFKLGANWAVNDILRLRAAASTGFRAPSMQQLYFNNIGTQFVTNPADPGGPQILVEVGTFRNDSELAQAIGIPQLKEEESTNYSAGFVLTPVDRLTITLDYYAIDIDDRIVISNRLSGADDPSGTLGNALDAVGAGAGQFFLNGANTETRGVDLVINYAGIDFLGGNLDLTLAGNKTETDVVDLFTSQAGSLAQLDADVVFSSQDISIIEEWQPEDRISLSGYYQLDNWRVNLALNRYGEYTVEDGGRQTYGAKVLTDLNVEYGFDNGLTLSLGGNNIFDEYPDKNTIGNTRGGVLEDSPGGNVIVDSPGIFTYSRRSAPFGFNGAYWYAKVGYSF